In Aliamphritea ceti, a single window of DNA contains:
- the gspF gene encoding type II secretion system inner membrane protein GspF, which translates to MPSFEYHALDMTGKKHRGFIDADSGRQARQLLRDKKLLTNILTPVNEQPSKRKLWFKPKISVQQLALFTQQLAVLIQSGIPIEDALQATIEQSNSKHLCTALQGIKSKVREGQGIAESMTEFPGIFPPVYQALVGAGEKSGDLGKVLLQLADYTERNQQLRNTVLQASIYPIVLTLVATIIIGVLMAYVVPKVVEQFEHVGQQLPLLTRIMISLSDFIVNNGGILICTALALLIAFHYSYRHFRFKMTLHKQLLRFPFISRLLINLETARMLNTLNIMLNSGAPLLQALSVSQQTAANIYFKTLLNNLSESVREGGSLNKAMGQLKLFPPITVFMVANGEISGELSLALKKSAEQQEHQLNNIIAITTRLVEPVLIIIFGLIVLAIVLAILLPIMQLNDLTQL; encoded by the coding sequence ATGCCATCGTTTGAATATCATGCGCTGGATATGACCGGCAAAAAACATCGCGGCTTTATTGATGCAGATTCTGGACGACAGGCACGTCAGCTCCTGCGTGATAAAAAACTGTTAACAAACATTCTGACACCGGTTAATGAACAACCTTCCAAAAGAAAACTTTGGTTTAAACCCAAAATATCTGTGCAACAACTGGCACTGTTTACACAACAGCTTGCTGTACTTATCCAGTCCGGGATCCCTATCGAAGATGCGCTTCAGGCTACTATTGAGCAAAGTAATAGCAAACATTTATGTACGGCATTACAAGGTATAAAAAGCAAAGTACGTGAAGGTCAGGGCATTGCCGAGAGTATGACCGAATTCCCTGGCATATTTCCTCCTGTCTACCAGGCTCTGGTAGGTGCGGGCGAAAAGTCGGGAGATCTGGGTAAAGTATTATTACAGCTGGCTGACTACACTGAACGTAACCAACAACTACGTAATACTGTCTTACAGGCATCGATTTACCCAATTGTACTAACTCTGGTGGCAACCATCATCATTGGCGTACTCATGGCTTACGTAGTGCCTAAAGTTGTCGAACAGTTTGAACATGTTGGCCAGCAGCTCCCGCTGCTAACCCGTATCATGATCAGTCTGTCTGACTTTATTGTGAATAACGGCGGCATACTGATCTGTACTGCCCTGGCGCTGTTAATTGCTTTTCATTACAGCTATCGCCACTTCAGATTTAAAATGACCCTGCATAAACAACTGCTAAGGTTCCCGTTTATTTCCAGACTACTGATCAATCTGGAAACAGCCCGAATGCTGAACACACTCAATATAATGCTAAACAGCGGTGCGCCCCTGCTACAGGCATTAAGCGTAAGCCAGCAAACAGCAGCAAATATTTACTTCAAAACTCTTTTAAATAACCTGTCAGAAAGCGTTCGGGAAGGTGGCAGTCTTAATAAAGCTATGGGACAGCTAAAACTCTTCCCACCAATTACGGTATTTATGGTTGCTAACGGTGAAATCTCAGGCGAGTTGTCGCTCGCTTTAAAGAAGTCTGCCGAACAGCAGGAACACCAGCTAAATAACATCATAGCTATTACTACTCGGCTGGTAGAGCCGGTTCTCATCATCATCTTTGGGCTTATCGTTCTTGCTATTGTGCTGGCGATATTACTGCCAATCATGCAATTAAATGACCTCACGCAACTCTGA
- the gspG gene encoding type II secretion system major pseudopilin GspG, whose translation MRNLSNICHRYKPHTKQTGFTLLEIMVVIVILGLLVAIVAPNVLQNQDIAMVEKAKADISALENALDMYKLDNHKYPSTDQGLEALVSKPTIPPAPKNYRMDGYIKRLPSDPWGNSYQYLYPGEHNSYDIYSLGADGNTDGEGMAADIANW comes from the coding sequence ATGCGTAATCTAAGCAATATTTGCCACCGCTATAAACCCCACACAAAGCAAACGGGGTTCACTTTGCTGGAAATAATGGTGGTCATCGTAATTTTGGGACTTTTGGTTGCAATCGTTGCACCTAATGTCTTGCAAAATCAGGATATTGCGATGGTTGAAAAAGCTAAGGCGGATATTTCCGCATTGGAAAATGCCCTGGATATGTACAAGTTAGATAATCATAAATACCCATCAACAGATCAGGGGTTAGAGGCTCTGGTGAGTAAACCGACGATACCTCCCGCGCCCAAAAACTATCGAATGGACGGCTATATTAAGCGTCTTCCCAGCGATCCATGGGGCAACTCATACCAATACCTTTATCCCGGCGAGCATAACAGCTACGACATTTATTCACTTGGTGCGGACGGCAATACTGATGGCGAAGGAATGGCAGCAGATATCGCTAACTGGTAA
- a CDS encoding prepilin-type N-terminal cleavage/methylation domain-containing protein yields the protein MAKEWQQISLTGKQYGFTLLELMVVITLIGLIGSIIIARPYVTANDNNPAAELEILLKEMANKALIEQRWYGMQTDTDKYRLMQFSNNGWTPAGKKNWVELPANMTLEVSPQPANSESRKVVIFASPDGLLSNVSLILVTPAKDIILRGPYALAE from the coding sequence ATGGCGAAGGAATGGCAGCAGATATCGCTAACTGGTAAGCAATATGGCTTCACCCTGTTAGAACTGATGGTCGTGATTACCCTAATCGGGCTTATCGGCAGCATTATTATCGCCAGGCCTTATGTAACAGCTAATGACAATAATCCTGCTGCTGAACTGGAAATACTCCTTAAGGAAATGGCTAACAAAGCGCTTATAGAGCAACGCTGGTATGGAATGCAAACTGACACCGACAAATACCGGCTGATGCAATTCTCGAATAATGGCTGGACACCCGCAGGGAAGAAAAACTGGGTGGAACTGCCAGCCAATATGACACTTGAAGTATCCCCACAACCTGCAAACAGTGAAAGCAGAAAGGTTGTTATCTTCGCGTCGCCAGACGGCCTGCTCAGCAATGTTAGCCTGATATTAGTCACCCCGGCTAAAGACATCATCTTAAGGGGCCCCTATGCACTCGCAGAATAA
- the gspI gene encoding type II secretion system minor pseudopilin GspI, with product MHSQNKHPANTNSRYSGFTLLEVMVAVFVLGVAAAAIVQATSASIRHADAITERQLALWVANNTMTMAMLPESPTNQEGSSSFGGYTYNWQLRAEHTSTDNFQRLSVKVFRPNSQNHYLAQLTGFKFTE from the coding sequence ATGCACTCGCAGAATAAGCATCCAGCAAATACTAATTCCCGCTATAGCGGATTTACCTTGCTGGAAGTCATGGTGGCAGTTTTTGTACTGGGCGTGGCTGCGGCAGCAATTGTGCAGGCAACCAGCGCTTCAATTCGGCATGCGGACGCTATTACTGAACGGCAACTGGCCCTTTGGGTTGCGAATAACACAATGACAATGGCGATGTTGCCGGAGAGCCCTACCAACCAGGAAGGCTCAAGTTCATTCGGAGGCTATACATATAACTGGCAATTACGTGCAGAGCACACGTCAACTGACAACTTTCAACGGCTCTCAGTAAAAGTATTTCGACCCAACAGCCAAAACCATTATCTGGCACAGCTTACGGGGTTTAAATTCACAGAATGA
- the gspJ gene encoding type II secretion system minor pseudopilin GspJ, producing the protein MKSALNSFAGFTMIELLVAIAMTALIGLAANSMLDVMLRSGKLLNQQQAQLIQLDSGLRIIQRDLQQLVPRQLKGDDFTTSSFGMLLRPVSEAVGSSFMEFIRFSASPSLRHDTTQLIRVRYRLLDTKLIREQRPFPAMPDQQSWHKIVVLEEISAIKIQLYTQQWRELFGNYRATELPLALQLTFQHPYWQNADLVVALPTGNQPDEA; encoded by the coding sequence ATGAAATCAGCCCTGAACAGTTTCGCCGGCTTCACCATGATAGAGCTCCTGGTTGCCATTGCTATGACAGCATTAATCGGTCTGGCTGCCAACAGTATGCTGGACGTTATGCTACGCAGCGGTAAACTGCTAAATCAACAACAGGCACAATTAATTCAGCTGGATTCAGGATTACGTATCATCCAGCGAGATTTACAACAACTGGTTCCCAGACAACTTAAGGGTGATGATTTCACCACTTCTTCTTTCGGTATGCTATTGCGACCAGTCAGTGAAGCTGTTGGCAGCAGTTTTATGGAATTTATTCGATTTAGTGCCTCCCCTTCCCTCAGACATGATACAACACAGCTGATACGGGTACGCTACCGGCTACTTGATACCAAGCTAATCAGAGAACAACGTCCTTTTCCTGCAATGCCGGACCAGCAAAGCTGGCATAAAATAGTCGTATTAGAAGAAATAAGCGCGATTAAAATTCAGCTTTATACTCAGCAGTGGCGGGAGTTATTTGGTAATTATCGAGCTACAGAGTTACCACTGGCGCTGCAATTAACCTTTCAGCACCCATACTGGCAAAATGCTGATCTTGTCGTAGCTCTTCCAACCGGAAACCAACCTGATGAAGCATAA
- the gspK gene encoding type II secretion system minor pseudopilin GspK, with amino-acid sequence MKHNQQSGAALLIVLSLMAILTIIPTELYEKSRYSSNRLSSLQSLFQAQWFARSGESHALLKIRELHNLKVIEAGQLRTDYPIEKGNINIQLTPLHNCFNLNSLDSKTPEEQTETNNPDRLIAINSLKRLLQHSGIPLHTSRIFTSRLADWIDQDQQPLDSFGLERAGINTPKPNNTQLMNTAEIFRLNILGVQEFDKVKQHLCAHINDSSLTINPNDLTTEDTALLQAVLGDALSPEAIRQLLEARPADGYQDIKSFFTQGVFKDTEITPATKAAFSLKRNFFHAKIDVHYDIARIRLNSLLSINNDKGTVVARYYGAMP; translated from the coding sequence ATGAAGCATAATCAGCAATCCGGTGCAGCTTTACTGATCGTACTATCTCTGATGGCTATTCTGACCATTATTCCGACAGAACTTTATGAGAAATCACGTTACAGCAGTAACCGTCTAAGCAGCTTGCAAAGCTTATTTCAGGCGCAATGGTTTGCACGTAGTGGCGAAAGCCACGCCTTACTTAAAATCCGCGAACTCCATAACCTTAAGGTGATTGAAGCCGGACAACTGCGTACCGACTACCCTATAGAAAAAGGAAATATAAACATTCAGTTAACCCCTCTGCATAACTGTTTTAACCTCAACAGTCTTGACAGTAAGACACCTGAAGAACAGACAGAAACCAATAATCCCGATCGTTTAATAGCAATCAACAGCCTGAAACGTTTACTGCAACACTCAGGCATTCCATTACATACCAGTCGAATATTCACCAGCCGACTTGCCGACTGGATTGATCAGGACCAGCAGCCTCTGGACAGTTTTGGGCTTGAACGTGCAGGTATTAACACCCCCAAACCCAACAATACGCAGCTCATGAATACTGCTGAAATTTTCCGGTTAAATATTCTGGGCGTGCAAGAATTCGACAAAGTAAAACAACATTTATGTGCTCATATTAACGACTCCAGCCTGACCATCAATCCAAATGACTTAACCACCGAAGATACCGCTTTACTACAAGCAGTACTGGGTGATGCGCTGTCACCTGAAGCGATCAGACAACTCTTAGAAGCCAGACCCGCAGACGGTTATCAGGATATTAAGAGCTTCTTTACACAAGGCGTTTTTAAAGACACCGAGATCACTCCGGCAACAAAAGCAGCCTTCTCTCTGAAACGTAATTTCTTTCATGCAAAAATCGATGTGCACTACGACATTGCAAGAATCCGACTCAACAGCCTGTTAAGTATTAACAATGATAAAGGCACGGTGGTGGCACGATACTATGGAGCTATGCCATGA
- the gspL gene encoding type II secretion system protein GspL, with product MKKHTVIHLLADVQQQQCSWIALQAKHTPSSGTVDLTNLESLANQFPDAACHVYLPSELISFIRLELPNVSGAALQTIPFQIEEFLAEPLEHCHIAYRHNGTDSAETLTCKRDIITRWQASFEDSGLDLQCLTADIFLLDSEHPTLWIDTNRILVHSCLYKGALPAEILPHILERHDTTELQILSCSGISTESSETLRQSKITPLVRQSIFTQEAVLKAQKSSVNLLSGEFAKYTVFDKFRSLVTAPAITAVFCLLLWLTSNLLGNYQLEKSIQHADQEMTALYKTLYPQAKKIINPASQMRANIKRQQDRPSHLSFISQLHQIAQLLSPGELHIKSIRYNQNNQSLQILLNANGFAPLEQIQAQLKHQNLNYKFGDLIQTPEGVSGLINLLPNTQGS from the coding sequence ATGAAAAAGCATACTGTCATCCATCTGTTAGCAGACGTGCAACAACAGCAGTGTAGCTGGATAGCGCTTCAGGCTAAGCACACCCCTTCGTCAGGAACCGTAGATCTAACTAATCTGGAAAGCCTTGCAAATCAGTTTCCAGACGCGGCTTGTCATGTCTACCTGCCCTCAGAACTGATCAGTTTTATCCGATTAGAATTACCCAATGTATCCGGAGCTGCCTTACAAACGATTCCCTTTCAGATAGAAGAGTTTCTCGCCGAACCTCTGGAACACTGCCACATAGCTTACAGACATAACGGTACAGACAGTGCCGAGACCCTTACCTGCAAACGGGACATTATTACAAGATGGCAAGCGTCGTTTGAGGACTCGGGTCTGGACCTGCAATGTCTGACAGCAGATATATTCCTGCTTGACTCAGAACATCCGACCCTGTGGATAGATACCAACCGCATACTCGTTCACAGCTGTCTATATAAAGGCGCACTTCCTGCTGAAATTCTGCCGCATATACTGGAAAGACATGACACAACTGAGTTGCAAATATTATCCTGCTCAGGCATATCAACAGAAAGCTCAGAAACATTACGGCAAAGTAAAATAACGCCGCTGGTACGGCAGTCAATCTTTACACAGGAAGCGGTCTTAAAAGCTCAAAAGTCATCTGTAAATCTTTTATCCGGAGAGTTTGCTAAATATACGGTTTTCGATAAGTTCCGCAGCTTGGTCACAGCTCCGGCAATAACTGCCGTTTTCTGTCTGCTACTCTGGTTAACCAGTAATTTACTGGGTAATTATCAGCTGGAAAAAAGCATACAGCACGCAGATCAAGAAATGACAGCCTTGTATAAAACGCTGTACCCACAGGCTAAAAAAATCATAAACCCTGCCAGCCAGATGCGTGCAAATATCAAGCGACAGCAAGACCGTCCGTCGCACCTGTCTTTCATTAGTCAACTTCATCAGATAGCTCAACTCCTCAGCCCAGGAGAGCTACATATCAAAAGTATTCGCTACAATCAAAATAACCAAAGCTTACAAATACTGCTTAACGCTAACGGATTCGCGCCTCTGGAACAGATTCAAGCACAACTAAAACATCAAAACCTGAACTATAAATTTGGCGATTTAATACAAACCCCTGAAGGCGTATCAGGGCTCATCAATTTGTTACCTAACACGCAAGGAAGCTAA
- a CDS encoding type II secretion system protein M, whose product MTKDYLSRLSPKELKTLAIAIPTILLLFSWLLLIKPVLESNQQLQQQLKRKQADLAWMQKARYQISPPLKQSQPSTEINLRQQINDVFSRKNISSSRLNSSGTEQLSMTVDSAEFNHLIDAITTLENKSILLTQGHITPLQSTGIVTAKLTFSYGTEK is encoded by the coding sequence ATGACAAAGGATTACCTTTCACGCCTCAGCCCCAAAGAATTAAAAACCCTGGCGATTGCGATTCCAACCATTCTTTTACTTTTCTCATGGTTGCTGCTGATAAAACCTGTATTGGAAAGTAACCAGCAATTACAGCAACAATTAAAACGTAAGCAAGCTGATCTGGCATGGATGCAAAAAGCTCGTTATCAGATTTCTCCGCCGCTCAAACAAAGCCAGCCATCAACGGAGATTAACCTGAGACAACAAATTAATGATGTATTTTCCCGAAAAAATATCAGTTCATCACGGCTTAACAGTAGTGGGACTGAGCAACTTTCAATGACTGTTGATTCAGCAGAATTCAATCATCTTATCGACGCAATAACGACGTTGGAAAACAAAAGTATTCTTCTCACACAGGGCCATATCACTCCTCTGCAGAGCACGGGAATAGTGACTGCAAAACTGACATTCAGCTACGGAACTGAGAAATGA